A single Cannabis sativa cultivar Pink pepper isolate KNU-18-1 chromosome 7, ASM2916894v1, whole genome shotgun sequence DNA region contains:
- the LOC115698079 gene encoding aldose reductase, translated as MADASLINEDAKNAVSFKLSSTGRSIPAVGFGTCKSTTNSVFTAIVEGGYRHIDTAAQYGVQEEVGRALQSAMEAGVERRAMFVTSKIWCSDLSPDRVRAALNNTLRDLQIDCLDLYLIHWPFVVKKGASMPPKGGEVMELEMEGVWKEMEKLVEENLVRHIGISNFTLNKLNTLLSFAQIKPSLSQMEMHPGWRNDKMLEACKNNGIHVTAYSALGSENDPTVERVAKKLNKSPAQILAKWALQRGTSVIIPNSDTNTIKENIQLFGWEIPNQDFQALSTLSHQKRVVDGEDLFVNKEEGPITSVAQVWDHED; from the exons ATGGCAGATGCAAGTTTGATAAATGAAGATGCTAAAAACGCAGTGTCGTTTAAGCTTTCCAGTACTGGTCGTTCAATTCCAGCCGTTGGATTTGGTACTTGCAAATCAACCACAAACTCTGTCTTCACCGCCATCGttgag GGTGGTTACAGACACATAGATACAGCTGCACAATATGGAGTTCAAGAAGAG GTTGGGCGTGCTTTGCAATCAGCCATGGAAGCAGGGGTTGAAAGAAGGGCTATGTTTGTCACCTCCAAGATATG GTGCTCAGACTTGTCCCCTGATAGGGTTAGAGCAGCACTAAACAACACCCTTCGAGATCTCCAAATTGACTGCCTTGATCTTTATTTG ATACATTGGCCTTTTGTGGTAAAAAAAGGAGCAAGTATGCCTCCCAAGGGTGGAGAAGTAATGGAGTTAGAGATGGAAGGAGTATGGAAAGAGATGGAGAAGCTTGTGGAAGAGAACCTTGTTAGACACATTGGCATTTCTAACTTCACTCTCAACAAACTCAATACTCTTCTCTCCTTTGCTCAAATAAAGCCTTCACTCTCTCAG ATGGAAATGCATCCAGGTTGGAGAAATGACAAAATGCTCGAAGCTTGCAAAAATAATGGTATTCATGTCACT GCTTACTCAGCATTGGGGTCAGAAAATGATCCAACGGTGGAGAGGGTAGCAAAGAAGCTGAACAAAAGCCCAGCCCAAATACTTGCGAAATGGGCCCTTCAAAGAGGAACAAGTGTAATAATCCCAAACTCAGATACAAACACAATCAAAGAAAACATTCAACTCTTTGGCTGGGAAATCCCTAACCAAGACTTTCAAGCTCTTTCAACTCTATCTCATCAG AAACGAGTAGTAGATGGTGAGGATTTATTTGTGAACAAGGAAGAAGGCCCAATCACGAGTGTAGCTCAAGTGTGGGACCATGAGGACTAA